In Candidatus Saccharibacteria bacterium oral taxon 488, one DNA window encodes the following:
- a CDS encoding ATP-binding cassette domain-containing protein: MDDIAVAVNTLTKTFKIPTEASNGIKQKTINYLKGKKGYREFTPLKDISFEIKKGEFFGIVGKNGSGKSTLLKSIAQIYTPTGGSVQVNGSLVPFIELGVGFNPELTGRENIFLNGALLGFSHKEMELMYDDIVEFSELADFMEEKLKNYSSGMQVRLAFSVAIKARGDILMLDEVLAVGDAAFQQKCFDYFEKVKRSGQTVVFVTHDMNAVRRFCSRAMYIESGRIKHIGSPQEIADLYTEINIETITKAEEESQDDSVEMIVDLPDKKSFTQKETLDIGVIVDGISEDLFVNISFVYGGFVFADRNCRDTPQHFIKNGRKINFKQQLDCFNPGRYDIHISLHRRIDDGIVKHLPRAFSFVIKGKDKFRDGPMKLLGEWKLYEGR; encoded by the coding sequence ATGGACGATATTGCGGTGGCCGTTAACACGCTGACAAAAACATTCAAAATACCAACAGAAGCCAGTAACGGTATCAAGCAAAAAACAATCAATTATCTTAAAGGCAAAAAAGGGTATCGAGAGTTTACTCCCCTAAAAGATATTTCATTTGAGATTAAAAAAGGCGAGTTCTTTGGTATAGTTGGTAAAAATGGATCAGGAAAGAGTACACTACTAAAATCAATCGCTCAAATTTATACGCCAACAGGGGGTTCGGTGCAGGTAAACGGATCTCTCGTTCCGTTTATTGAGCTTGGGGTTGGTTTTAACCCCGAGTTGACCGGTCGAGAAAATATATTTCTAAACGGTGCCCTATTAGGATTTAGCCATAAAGAGATGGAATTGATGTACGATGATATTGTCGAATTTTCCGAGTTGGCAGATTTTATGGAAGAAAAACTAAAAAACTATTCATCAGGAATGCAGGTTAGATTGGCGTTTTCAGTGGCGATTAAAGCCCGTGGTGACATCCTGATGCTCGATGAGGTGCTGGCTGTTGGTGACGCGGCATTTCAGCAGAAATGCTTTGATTATTTTGAAAAGGTTAAGCGAAGTGGTCAAACAGTAGTTTTTGTCACGCATGACATGAATGCTGTGCGGCGATTTTGTTCAAGAGCTATGTATATAGAGAGTGGTCGCATTAAGCATATCGGGTCTCCTCAAGAGATCGCTGACCTATATACCGAGATAAATATCGAGACCATCACCAAGGCGGAGGAGGAATCTCAAGACGATTCAGTGGAGATGATTGTTGATTTACCGGATAAAAAGTCTTTTACCCAAAAAGAAACACTTGATATTGGCGTTATTGTTGACGGTATCTCTGAGGACTTGTTTGTCAATATTTCTTTTGTATATGGTGGATTTGTGTTTGCTGATCGTAATTGCAGAGATACGCCGCAGCACTTTATCAAAAATGGAAGGAAGATTAATTTTAAGCAGCAGCTAGACTGTTTTAATCCTGGAAGATATGATATTCACATATCACTACATCGTCGGATTGACGACGGTATTGTCAAACATTTGCCACGCGCTTTCTCGTTTGTTATAAAAGGAAAGGACAAATTTCGTGATGGGCCGATGAAGTTGTTGGGAGAATGGAAATTATATGAAGGGAGATGA
- a CDS encoding ABC transporter permease, whose translation MEIFSRKNRILLRELVVTDFKLRYQGSMLGYVWSILKPLFLFSILYIVFDKFLGVGRNIQHFPVYLLLGIILWNFFVEATNQGLNSIVSRGDLLRKINFPKYIVVISGTVSSLINLFFNMIVVLLFIFVSGVQLSWMSLLILPLIIELYIFALGIAFFLSALNVKSRDTGYLWEVITQAAFYATPVIYPLQMVLQKSSVAVDLLFLNPVTQIIQDSRYILITKDTMVMWDRLNIWMLSIPFLVIVIVGVFAIRYFKKRSRTFAEEI comes from the coding sequence TTGGAAATTTTCAGTAGAAAAAACAGAATTCTCCTAAGGGAATTGGTTGTTACAGATTTTAAGTTGCGCTACCAGGGTTCTATGCTCGGATATGTGTGGAGTATCCTCAAGCCGCTTTTTCTTTTTTCCATATTATACATAGTGTTTGATAAGTTCCTCGGTGTTGGAAGAAATATCCAACATTTTCCGGTATATCTATTATTGGGTATAATCTTGTGGAATTTTTTTGTAGAAGCAACTAATCAAGGCCTGAATTCTATAGTAAGCCGGGGTGATCTGCTTAGAAAAATTAATTTTCCAAAGTACATCGTTGTTATCTCTGGGACAGTCTCCTCTCTGATAAATCTGTTTTTTAATATGATTGTTGTGCTATTATTCATTTTTGTTAGTGGTGTACAGCTGTCTTGGATGTCACTGCTTATTCTACCGCTTATCATTGAGCTATACATATTTGCGTTAGGTATCGCTTTTTTCTTGTCAGCTCTCAACGTTAAATCACGAGATACGGGTTATTTGTGGGAGGTGATTACTCAGGCTGCATTTTATGCAACGCCTGTTATCTATCCACTTCAAATGGTTTTACAAAAGAGTAGTGTTGCGGTTGATCTGCTTTTTCTTAATCCGGTTACGCAGATTATTCAGGACAGTAGATATATCCTCATTACTAAAGATACGATGGTGATGTGGGATCGGCTAAACATATGGATGTTATCAATACCGTTTCTCGTGATAGTGATAGTCGGTGTGTTTGCGATACGGTATTTTAAGAAGCGTTCAAGAACATTTGCGGAGGAGATTTAA
- a CDS encoding glycosyltransferase encodes MNRLAIIVLNWNGSDDAIECIKSLTSQTLKPTIIIVDNNSSDNSVDIFESYIAFHQKEDITLIKNPRNLGFAAGINTGLRYALTQKFEFVGVLNPDAVADIDWCRSLLSELAGHNDCGIVTGLLARRDGKTIDSSGDFYTTWGLPGPRGRDEPIKNAPDKPGEVFGATGGGAIYRAEIFDDIDMFDEDFFMYYEDVDLSFRAQLAGWKVRFTPKAVAYHKVGASSKKVPGLAVYNTFKNLPLVFIKNVPGKLFWYIGLRFFLAYWLIFASAVRHGSGWPALKGVLVSIIHKPAAYHKRVSIQRSRRVSVDYIHGIIHDGPLPNQTGLLKFKRFFRMR; translated from the coding sequence ATGAATAGACTTGCGATTATCGTTCTTAATTGGAATGGTTCAGATGATGCCATAGAGTGTATTAAGTCACTAACGAGCCAGACGCTAAAGCCTACTATTATCATAGTGGACAACAATTCGAGTGATAATTCTGTTGATATATTTGAAAGCTATATCGCATTTCATCAAAAAGAAGATATCACTTTAATTAAAAACCCACGAAATCTAGGGTTTGCCGCCGGTATTAATACCGGCCTGAGGTACGCACTTACCCAAAAGTTTGAGTTTGTGGGTGTTCTTAATCCTGATGCGGTCGCTGATATTGACTGGTGTAGGTCCCTGTTAAGTGAGCTGGCCGGTCACAATGATTGCGGTATCGTGACTGGGTTGTTAGCCAGACGAGACGGAAAAACTATTGACTCTTCAGGTGATTTTTATACTACCTGGGGCCTGCCTGGTCCGCGCGGTCGTGATGAGCCTATCAAAAATGCACCGGACAAACCTGGCGAGGTTTTTGGCGCAACTGGCGGCGGAGCGATTTATCGCGCGGAAATTTTTGACGATATCGATATGTTCGACGAGGACTTTTTCATGTATTACGAAGATGTCGATCTCAGTTTTCGCGCTCAGCTGGCTGGCTGGAAAGTCCGCTTTACACCCAAAGCAGTTGCCTACCACAAGGTTGGCGCTAGCAGTAAAAAAGTACCGGGTCTCGCCGTTTACAACACCTTCAAAAACCTACCGTTGGTCTTTATTAAAAACGTTCCAGGAAAGCTATTTTGGTATATTGGCCTGCGCTTTTTCCTGGCATATTGGCTAATTTTCGCTAGCGCTGTCCGCCACGGTAGCGGCTGGCCTGCGCTTAAGGGTGTGTTGGTTTCAATCATTCACAAGCCTGCCGCTTATCACAAACGCGTATCAATTCAGAGAAGCCGCAGGGTTTCCGTCGACTACATCCACGGCATTATTCACGATGGACCGTTACCTAATCAAACCGGGCTATTAAAATTTAAGCGGTTTTTCAGAATGAGATAA
- a CDS encoding GtrA family protein, with product MRPCITNHATKFRYLLIGTINTAIDFGILFMLTWFISTPKELANIISTTIAFAFSFIANRSFTFRSRTGNVRRQLLLFTLVTLFGLWVIQTIIIALLAPIFISFNLSQSVALLISKLIATVASLIWNYLLYTNVVFKD from the coding sequence ATGCGGCCATGTATAACCAACCACGCCACCAAGTTCCGCTACCTCCTCATCGGTACCATCAACACCGCCATTGATTTTGGTATACTGTTTATGCTGACTTGGTTTATTAGCACGCCGAAAGAATTGGCTAATATTATCTCGACGACCATTGCCTTTGCCTTTAGTTTTATCGCTAATCGATCATTCACCTTTCGCTCGCGTACCGGCAATGTTCGCCGCCAGCTACTCCTCTTCACGCTAGTTACCCTATTTGGTCTCTGGGTGATTCAGACGATCATCATTGCACTGCTTGCGCCAATTTTCATCAGCTTCAATCTTAGCCAGTCGGTGGCGCTGCTTATCAGCAAACTCATCGCCACCGTTGCCAGCCTTATCTGGAACTACCTACTCTATACCAATGTTGTCTTCAAAGATTAA
- a CDS encoding KH domain-containing protein: MDQIATIEFVKKYLEDFLAFFDLNLDVDVSVEDEVIKAVVPSSERNSLLIGRNAETLRSLQTVVSAILRNRQAALVRVNIDIADYKKQHAEKIADKARGWIEEVRRTGETKIIELNSADRWVVHHVASDYSDIETHSEGEGRARHLVISQKSS, encoded by the coding sequence ATGGATCAAATCGCGACCATTGAATTTGTCAAGAAATACCTAGAGGACTTTTTAGCGTTCTTTGACCTTAATCTGGATGTTGATGTGAGTGTTGAAGATGAGGTTATCAAGGCTGTTGTGCCGTCGAGCGAGCGCAATAGTCTGCTCATTGGGCGGAATGCCGAGACGCTGCGAAGTTTACAAACAGTGGTGTCGGCAATTTTACGCAACCGTCAGGCGGCGCTGGTGCGGGTGAACATTGATATTGCTGATTATAAAAAGCAGCACGCAGAAAAGATTGCTGACAAGGCGCGCGGCTGGATCGAAGAGGTACGGCGAACTGGTGAAACGAAAATTATCGAACTAAATTCGGCTGATCGTTGGGTGGTACACCACGTAGCGAGCGACTATAGCGATATTGAGACGCACTCTGAGGGCGAAGGCCGTGCGCGGCACTTGGTGATCTCGCAGAAGAGTTCTTAA